In one window of Danaus plexippus chromosome 7, MEX_DaPlex, whole genome shotgun sequence DNA:
- the LOC116770736 gene encoding helix-loop-helix protein 1: MKSWLETASSMEDGSMSCMLAESREALLPITGSENLAPRKRAQFYFRTLEPCALSDEAYLSSGTGSPCAGLTREERRRRRRATLKYRTAHATRERIRVEAFNAAFASLRRLLPTLPPDKKLSKIEILRLAICYIAYLNHVLDA; this comes from the exons ATGAAGAGCTGGTTGGAGACCGCTAGCAGCATGGAAGACGGGTCGATGTCCTGCATGCTGGCTGAGTCTAGAGAGGCGCTTCTGCCAATCACTGGCAGTGAGAATTTGGCTCCTCGAAAAAG ggcacaattttatttcagaacaTTAGAACCCTGTGCACTATCCGATGAAGCATACCTCTCGAGTGGCACCGGTTCTCCTTGTGCAGGCTTAACTAGAGAGGAACGCAGGCGACGCCGGCGGGCAACGCTAAAGTATCGCACCGCTCACGCCACAAGAGAACGTATAAGAGTAGAGGCTTTTAATGCAGCGTTTGCTTCATTAAGACGTCTTCTACCGACCTTACCACCGGATAAGAAGCTTTCTAAGATTGAAATACTCAGACTGGCCATATGTTATATAGCATATTTGAATCACGTTTTGGATGCCTGA